The genomic region GTCGGAGTTCAAGCCCGAGAAGATCCAATGGGTAAGCAATGCGCCTGTATGTTTCAAAGATCTAAACCGTCTATTTTCTAAAGCTTTGACGCATAAACCATTCTtgccaacaacaaaaaatatccAAATTAATAGACGAATGTAGTGTTTCCTTTAGAAAATAGACCGTTCGGATCTTAGAAAAATTCTGGTCCCCTCTCCTTAAGCTGCATGTTATTTGTAGTTCAAAGAGCTAAACCGTCTACTTTTCAAAGCTTCATGATCCGATCGAGTTATGAAGTAGTTTATGCTTCTGGAATAATCCCATTTGAAAGTGGTTTCTTTTATCTTATATAGGAAGACATTGCTCAAGAAGCGGAGACAGGAAAAACTTACAGAGCCAATTACTATGACAAGTTTGGAAGGACAGTTCTTATCCTGAGGCCTGGTTTTCAGGTAGTTAAATCGCACGAAAAGCGTCAACGTTAATGTTAGAAGTTGTTACCATTTTTCTGCTTGATTGTGAAATTCTTTCATCGTGTCAGAACACGAATGCAGTAAACAAGCAGATCCTGTATTTGGTATACTGCATGGAGAATGCCATTCTGAATATGAGTTCAGATCAGGAACAGATGGTGTGGCTAATCGATTTTCAACGGTGGAACACATTGAGCATATCGTTGAAGGCAACTAGGGAAACAGCAAAGATCCTGCAAAATCATTACCCTGAGAGATTGGGAATTGGCATCCTCTATAATCCACCAAAAGTATTTGAGTCCTTTTGGACGGTATGTTATTACGCATCTATCTGCatttgttcttgttttcttgTCTAAACCTAATTATTCTTCAATTTTTATGATACTACTCTTTGCATTTGATATTAGGGTTAGTGTGTTGAGCTATGTTGGAAACTTGGAATGTAGGCAAGAGCTCCACGATTGACGTTTTGTTGATCTCAATGTGGGAATGGTCGAAACCAGAACGTAGTGATTAAGTGAATCAATGAAGCAAAGAAATATGGTATGAAGACAATACTAGGTCAGGGTTTCGTTATGGATTTTCTGGGACTAGGGAGTAGATACCGGGGGTCATACGATGACGAAGAACAAGAACGGAAAGATAGAAAACAATGTAGAAAAACCAGGGCGACGATAATCTGGCCACGGAACTAGTTTCTGTAACCAGATTTACCTGCCGGCAGACTCTAAAGTTTTCAAGGTTTTGTATGTGAAAAACTCTAAATTAAACGTATAAATCTTCTACAAAAATAAACAACTCAAACAAGGTTTTTAAAAACGAAAATCTTGCTAACTGTTTTATGGCATGTAAGGCTTCTCTTGGCTTCACAGAAGCTACCATTGGTTTGTTAGAATTATCTGTCGTTAGTCACCAGTTTCGTGGTTTAAGCAGTTCACGTCGATTCTAAATACTCGTATACTTCCCCTTGTGTTGTTCGCGTAAAAACTGACCGCAATGCTCGTCTGAAAAATCTGGTGAAACTTTCCTTGAATTGCAGATGGTAAAACCATTTCTTGAGCCGAAAACACACAAGAAGGTGAAGTTTGTGTACTCGGACAACCCACAGAGCAAGAAGGTAATGGAAGATCTTTTCAACATGGACAAGTTGGAATCTGCatttggtggaagaagttcAGGTGGTTTTGACCATGAAGCTTACGGACAAAGAATGCGAGAAGATGACAAGAAAATGTCTAGTTTCGTTGACTCTGGCTGTTCTTCAGCTTACTCGCCATCAATCATGTCTGAGTTGCAGCGGTCGGAGTTGTCTTCTGACCAATGTTCCGAGGTCTCTGATGAAGGCGGTTGCTCGTCGTGCGACAAAGCAGCTTCGTCGAACTTGGAGGTTGCCGATGAGAAGGTACAAGGACAACGGCACGACAGCAAAGATGTCGCAAATGGCAAGACATAAGTAGCTTTATGACGAGCAGTAGATTTTAGGATTTGGTTTTATGATATTTTACCTCATGTAATGAAACATTTAACAGTTTTACAGCTCCTTTTCTACCCCTCTTGGTTAAAAAGTGAATATAGCCTTCAACGAAGCACCATTTAAAGATCAATACTTACACTGAGATTGGAattttgggaatgtgatgcctTGAAACCCACATCAGCAATGTACTAAGAAGATCTTGATAAGATATTTATACGAGTACTAACTTGAGCGTCGGGGTACCTTTCATGAGTTTTCTCATTTTACTAATCTTTGGAGAAGTGATGTTTGAAGCTTTGCAACAACCTATGTTTTGTTATCAAATAATCTCATGAGATTTGCAACCacttatttttttgtaatttttggttCACATGATAATGCATTATTAGACCAGGACATTATGAAGGAACTGATTCCATGCAAATCTTTATCGACATGGAAAATTGAATCGAGTGTGGACTGAGTGCATCACCTTATTTGGAAATTTGTGTTCAGTCCCACTATAAGTCAATATTTAATTACGAAGGAAAGAATTTGAATCAAGTACAATAATCAATCAGAATAATTTAGAATTGAATTCATCAAAAATTGAATTCGCATCCTCTCATTGACGCATAAAGATAAATATCACATCGGCAGTTGAGAAGCGAGTGCCACTAGCCACCCGGGTTGTACGTAGAACTTCTCGAGGAGTGAGAGAACAGAGAATcggaggagaggagagaggatcA from Pyrus communis chromosome 9, drPyrComm1.1, whole genome shotgun sequence harbors:
- the LOC137744600 gene encoding uncharacterized protein; protein product: MEKQMSFKKRESTTDKALSYEEQLTKIYEVRKMMGPIADRLPAICSEDSISRYLRARNWNTKKAGKMLKETIKWRSEFKPEKIQWVSNAPEDIAQEAETGKTYRANYYDKFGRTVLILRPGFQNTNAVNKQILYLVYCMENAILNMSSDQEQMVWLIDFQRWNTLSISLKATRETAKILQNHYPERLGIGILYNPPKVFESFWTMVKPFLEPKTHKKVKFVYSDNPQSKKVMEDLFNMDKLESAFGGRSSGGFDHEAYGQRMREDDKKMSSFVDSGCSSAYSPSIMSELQRSELSSDQCSEVSDEGGCSSCDKAASSNLEVADEKVQGQRHDSKDVANGKT